ATATATGTATGCATCTATTAATGTAGTTTTTGGACTTTATTATGTTTATCTTTTTTTGGATATCTCATCTGTAATTGGAGAATTTTTTGTACCTTTTATTGTTGTAGTAGAATTTCTTTCTTATTTTAGTTCACTGTATGATTTTAAGATAGTTAATGCTGTTATGCTTTTAATTTTTTTGTTTTTATATTTTGTTCCTATTATTGGCAATAAAATATTGCTTGGATTGATAAATGAGATTGAGAAGCCAAATTTTTTAAGAAGGTGATTTTATGGAAATTGCCAATGCAGTGATCGACAGAATAATTTATGAAGCAGATAACTTCACAGTAGCGTCTGTAAAAACGTCAAATAACAGGTTTATTGCAACACTCAATCAACGCTGCCGTAAAGGACAGAAGATGAACCTGCACGGCGATTGGGTAGTACATAAAAAATATGGCAGGCAATTCAAAGTAATACAGACAGAAATACCTGAAAATATTACAAGTACAGATGTTGAGATATTTTTGCAGAATATAAAAGGAATAGGACCGAAACGTGCAAAGAAAATAGCCGATACGTTTGGCAGAGATTCAATTGAAATAATCGAAAAAGAACCTGCAAGACTTAAGGAAATAGGTATACCAGAAAGCACTATAGAGCGGATATATAAAGAAATAATTGACAACAAAGAGTTCAATAAGGTCAAATTATCACTTCTTCCATTAGGCTTGTCGCTAAATACTATTAAAAAAGCTTACGACAAATATAAAGAAAACACATTAAACATGATAAAACAGAATCCATATAAAGTAGCTGAAGATATTTCAGGCATAGGCTTTATAAAAGCCGATGAAATTGCCAAAAAGGTTGGAATAGAGCATGATAATGTTTATAGAATCCAGTCAGGCTTGAAATATTGCTTGTATCAGGCAGGTATACAAGGACATTTATATTTGCCTATAACGACGCTTTGCAATACAGCGTCAAAACTGCTTGGAATAAGCTATATGAAGGTTTTTGAACAGGCACAATATCTAAACCATATTAAGGACGTATATGATGACAACGGAAATGTATATTTAGCTTTTAATTATGCTGAAGAAACCTTTATAGCTGAAAAACTTTTAAGAATGTTAAATACAAATGTAAAGGAAGTTAGGAATGTTGATAGGTTGATTCAAGAAGTTGAATTTAAAAATAATATTAAATATGCGGACAAACAGATAGAAGCTATAAAGAAGTCATTAAACAGCAATATATCAGTTATAACAGGTTCACCTGGAACAGGCAAAACAAGCATTATCAAAGCAATAATATCAATATTAAAGTTTAATCATCAAAGTTTTGCCCTTGCTTCTCCGACAGGCAAAGCAGCTAAAAGGCTTGAAGAAACCACTGGAGAAGAAGCAAAAACAATTCATAGGCTATTAGAGTGCAAATTTGATGAAAAAATGAAACATGTTAGATTTGACCGCAATGAGCAAAATCCTCTTGATGTTGATGCGGTGATAATTGATGAAACTTCTATGATAGACAACGATCTTATGTACCACTTTCTAAAAGCCTTAAGAGATAATACAAAATTAATTCTTGTCGGAGATGTGGACCAGCTGCCATCTGTAGGTGCAGGCAACATTTTAAAAGACATAATAGAGTCTGAAAAAGTACCTGTGACGAAGCTTGATGTAATATTCAGGCAGAAAGAAATGTCCTCAATAATAACTAATTCAAAACTTATTAACGAAGGCAAAATGCCTGAATTTAACAACAAAGACTTCATTTTTTATGACTTAATAAGTCCTGAACAAATTGTCAAAGAGTTTGTGAAAGAAATTAAAAGCGGTAAATCACTTGATGATGTACAGATCCTAACGCCTATGAAAAAGACTGATATAGGTTCATTGGAACTAAACAGATTAGTGCAGGAAGTTGTAAATCCAGCATGTCCTAGTAAGGAAGAAATAAGGTATGGCGAAAAACTATTTAGAGTTGGAGACAAAGTAATGCAGACTTCAAATAACTATGAAAAAGAGATTTTTAACGGAGATACAGGATATATAAAACGTGCTTATGTAGATGATGACGGTGTCAGGCGTGTCGAAGTTGACTTTGATGGACGTAATATTGAACTTATTGAGGAAGAACTGAAAGACATAATGTTAGCCTATGCTATTACTGTCCATAAGAGTCAAGGCAGTGAGTATGACACTGTTATAATGCCTATAACAACCAGTCATTACATCATGTTGAAACGTAATTTAATTTATACAGGTGTTACGAGAGCAAAAAGAGTCGTCAAGATATTTGGAAGTAAACAGGCGGTAAGCATTGCGGTGCGTACAATTGACAGTTCAAAGCGTTATACAGGTTTGAAGGACAGATTGAAGAATACAGTTTAATGTATAGTTAAAAAATTAAGTGTAAAAAGGAGGAATTTTGGATGTCTTTAATAACATTATTATTGCTTTCAGTTTTTGCTTTGATTTTTGTTACTGGCTTTGCTGTTGTGACACGTGGTGAAATTCTTGGTGAACAATTAGGATTTTTGATAATAGTTCTTTTGGGCGTGGTGTTTATATGTAGTGTTGGAATTATAGCAACGTATGTAGGTATACGTTAATGTGTGTAAAGGAGGAATTTAAATGATGCCTTTTTTAAGTCAACTACCCCCGCTTATAGAAGCGGAGGCTTGAAAGAAAGCCTTGGTTGATTAGCCTGAGTCACAAAAGTGGCTACGTTATGCAAGAATGATATAGGCACCATAGGATACTCCACAAGTCCTGTGCTCTGCGTGCAGTGGTTAAACATCTCTGAAGGGGTAGGAGAAGTGCTGCTGCTGAAAACCTTGCATAACATTGGCGATGTGGACTTACGCCGAAAGGCGAGTTATTTCCGAAAGGAGATTTTAAAGTGGTATATGTCATTTCAAAAGAAGGCAAACCTTTGATGCCGACAAAAAGGCATGGAAAAGCAAGACATCTGCTTAAAGACGGAAAGGCTAAAGTCATAAGAACTAAACCTTTTACAATACAATTGCTGTATGACACGACAAAATACACACAACCTGTAACATTAGGAATAGATAGCGGATATGATCATATAGGATTTTCAGCAGTAACAGAAAAAGAAGAACTTATTTCTGGAGAAGTTGAATTGCTTAAAAGTATGTCTGAAAGACTTAAAGAAAGAAGAATGTACAGAAGGCAAAGAAGGAACAGACTTCGTTATAGGCCGCCTCGCTTTGACAATAGAAAAAAGGACGAAGGCTGGCTTCCTCCTTCAATACAGCATAAATTTGACAGTCATATAAGATTTGTTGATTTCATAAAAAAGATACTTCCTATAACTGAAGTAATTATAGAAGTAGCGAAATTTGATATACAAAAAATCAAGAATCCAGATATTAAAGGCAGTGAATATCAAGAAGGCAAACAGAAAGGATTTTGGAATGTAAGAGAATACGTAATGTATAGAGACAATTACGAATGTCAAAATCCTAACTGCCAGAACAAGTCAAAAAAGAAAAAACTTCAAGTACATCATATAGGCTATTGGAAAAATGATTATAGCAATAGACCTTCTAATTTGATAACATTATGCAGTAAATGCCATGTACCTAAAAATCATAAGAAAACAGGATTTTTATATAAGTGGCAGCCTAAATTAAAAAGTTTCAAAGCAGAAACTTTTATGACAACAGTGAGATGGAAATTAGTTGATACGCTTAAATGCAAATATACCTTTGGCTATGTTACTAATGCTAAAAGAGAAGAATTAAAACTTAAAAAAACACATTATAATGACGCTTTTGTAATAGCAAGAGGAAGTAATCAAGAAAGAGTAATGCCTGTTTTCTTTGAACAGATTAGAAGAAATAACAGATCACTGGAGAAATTCTATGATGCAAAATACGTTGATGCAAGAGACAAAAAAATCAAGACAGGGCAGGAACTTTTCAATGGCAGAAGAACACGAAACAAAAACTATAATACAGAAAATTTGCACAAATACAGGGAACAAAAGATATCCAAAGGCAGAAGGAGTACTAGGAAACAAAGATATTTCTATCAACCGAAAGATATTGTTATATTTGAGAACAACAAATATATAGTCAAAGGTGTTCAAAACAAAGGTAGCTATATTAAACTTCACGGGATATCTAAACCTGTTAAAACTGAATTAATCAAACCATACATGTTTAGAAAAGGACTTTGTGCAGTATAAGCATTCATCTCCTACCTATAGAGGTAGGAGTCTTCTGCTAAGTAGCGATAAAAGAATACGAACATTTCTATTTGATCCAACTGCCAAAATATCGCACAACAGTTTCTAAATCAGACGTTTTGTGCGGTTTTGCAAAAATTAACTTTCTGCATTAATTGTAACATAATTGTTTTTCACAGTTGATGAAATGTAAATATCGGTAGAAAGGATGTTGTTATGCGTAATGTAATTAAGTATCTGAAAGATAGAAAAATAGATACATTGACATATTTTTTTCTTACCTTTTGTTGGTCTTTTCTTCTTGTAGAAATTGTTTTAGGACAATATAGACCAACAAAAATAGCTATAGAATTAATATATTTTTTGCTGGCTTTGGATTCTTTTACACATGCGTTAAAAAGTACTGAGAGCAAATAATAGGAGATGATAAATATATGCTTTGGCAGTATAATTTCAATACAAAAGTAGAACTTAATAGGACGTATCCAGTACAGCCTAATAACATGCCTATTAATGATTTAGTACAGGCAATATTAAGCTTTGATAAGGTCGCAATATTCGGTGACTATGACGTAGATGGTATATGTTCATCTTTAATACTGAAAAAGGCTTTAGACAGGCTTGGTATAAAAAATATAATACGCCTTCCAGAGCGTTCAGAAGGCTACGGATTAAAGCCAGAACATATTCATGAACTTAAACAGAAAGGCTTTGATACCATTATAACAGTAGATAACGGTATAACAGCCTTTGATGCAGCAGAAGAAGCAGAAAAGCTTGGCGTTAAATTGATAGTAACAGATCATCACGAACCTAAAAGTGTACTGCCAAAAGCATATAAAATATTCGATCCAAAACTTTATCATGATGCATATAAAGACTATGCAGGTGCAGGCATAGCATTTTTGATTGCAAGAGAGTTGTTAAAGGCAAAAGATGTACCTGTTACGGTTGATATGATTGAGTTGGCAGGACTTGCTACTGTTGCGGATATAGTGCCTTTGGATTCAAACAACTGGTATATTGCACGTAAAGGACTTGAATATATAAGAAAGAGCCCTATAAATGGCATTAAAGAAATTTTGAGGATAGCAGACAGAAAGCCTGAAGAAGTCAATGGATTTGATTTAGGCTGGGTAATAGCACCTCGGATTAACGCTTGCGGACGTTTAAAAAGTCCTGTATTAGGGTTAAATTTGCTTTTACATGGTACTGGTGTTGAAAAAATTGAAGAATTTAATCAGGAACGATTAAAACTTGTTAAAGAATATATTGAGAACATTAAGGACAATGACAACAAATTTTTGATGTACATATTTAAGAATTGTCCTAAAGGCATAATAGGACTTGTCGCTGGACGTGTTGCAGAAATGTATCAGAAGCCTGTATTAATAGGCACATTACAATACGAACAGGTAACAGCTTCAGTAAGAACATACGGTGAGTTTGATTTGTTGCAGGCTTTTGAATATGCGTCAAAACATCTTGATGTAGTGTATGGCGGACATAAGGCAGCTTGCGGAGTTTCCTTTAATATAAGAGATGCCAAAAGGCTTCAGGAGGCTTTGAATAAGTATGTTGAAGAAAATCCGATAAAGCAGGAAATTAACTTGCTTGATGGCGTACTTTTAAAAAAGCCTGCTTTAGAAGAATTGCAAAGCTTTGATAATTTTGAGCCTTTTGGATACAAAAATCCTGAACCTGCATTTCTGATTGATGGAACTGTTACGGACATTAAGGAAACTGTAAAATGGCGTATGATAAACATTAATAACGAATTTAATGTGTTTGTAAATGAAACTTATAAAGCAGGCAATAAAATAAAGCTTGTTGTGAGACCTTATATAAACGGCAATTATGTGAGTTTTAAAGTGCTTGATGAAAAGCCTGAAATAGTGTGATAGTGAGACTGATGAGACTGCAAAAAGCAGTCTTTTTTTTGTATGTAAAAACTTAAAAAAGGACGTGTTAAAGTATGGTTAACATATATCAAATGGACTTTTTAAAAGGCTCAAAAATGTTTGAGGATAATTCTGTTGACTTAATATTCACAAGTCCGCCTTTTAAAGATGAAAATGTAGAAGGCGATTATTGGAGATTTTACGAAGAAGCCTTTAACGAAATGTACAGGATAGCATCTAAAGCAGTAATCATTATACATAGCTCTACAAAAATGAATGAGATAATTAAGCGTTGGCCACCAAAACGTACTTTGATATGGGGTAAAGGTATTATAGCACCTGCCTACAGATACAATCCTGTCTTTGTATATCAAAAAACTGACAAGTATAAAGTCAATAAATATATCTACACAGATACATTTGGAATTGCACCTATCAAAAACAAAGATAAAATTCATAAATATCAAGATCCGCTTTTTCTGTATATTTCAGTATTAAAGATGTTTAAGGATTGCAGCAGTGTCCTTGATCCGTTCATCGGCAGCGGAACTACTGCGTTAGCTGCAAATGAATTGGGTATGGACTGTTATGGCTTTGAAAAAGATTTGGAAAGTTGGAATATATGTATGGAGAGACTTAAAAACATAATGGAAGGAGGAACGCTTGTTGGTTGATTATTTGATTTTGATTTTTGCTTTGTTGTTTTTTGATGAGAAAACATTTGGCATGTATTCGGAATATATTAGACCTGCGATTTTGGGTATTGTATTAGCTTGTTTTGCTGTTAATAAGCCTGTTGTGGTGCAGTTGCAGTTACTTGCGTTAGGTTTTTTTGTATCTTATTTTGTTTTAGGCTTTGTGTTTGAATTTACTTTTGATTTAAAAGCGAAGAAATTTGTCAACAAGGACATAGAGATACCTTTTAATATACATAAGTCTGAACGTATGCCAATTGTTATTGATGACATACCGTTTTTTGTTGAAGCGTTGAGTGACCTGAAAGAAGGCGAAACTGCTAAAGTGGTAATGTATAAAGACTATGTGTTATATGTTGATAAGATTGGAGGAAAATAAGATGCAAAAAGGCGGTGCATTGGAAGAATTAATCGAAAACATAGGAACACAGTTAAGGATACTTGGACAAGGAGTCTTGCTTAAGCAGAATGTACTATGGGTAACGTATGGCAACAGGACATTTCCTAAAAAAGGTGCGCCTGTTGATTTTTTAGGCGTTGTAAAAGGCATACCTGTTGCAATAGAGTGCAAAGAAACAGTATCGGACAGGATACAGTTTTCTGAAACACACTTTTCAGGCAAAGAAAAAGCTTTTCTGTCAGATTTTGAGAAAGCTGGAGGAAAGGCTTTTATAATTTTTGCTTTTTGGAAGTCTAATGGATTGTATATTGTTAAACATGATGATTTTGAGGAATATAGCAGGCAATCAATAACTGATAAGGCTTGCAAGATGCTTGGTAAAAAGCTTAACATGAACGTCAATGAGTTTGTGGAGTTCGTAAAAAGTGCGTGAAAGGAGAAGAAGGTATGGAGAAAATATCATTAAAGTTAAAAGATGTTAAACTGATTTTAAAAGCAGATATTGCAAAACAAGGTATTTTGGTACTGACTAATGACGTAGAAAACATGAGGAATGAAATACATAAACAAAACAATGATGCTGAAATAGTTTCGTTTGATGACAATGATTTGTTTGTTAAACTGTATTCAGACAAAATGAGACCTTTATTCATTGTTTCAACTGTAGATGAATACAGAAGATGGCAAGCTTTAAAGTTTCCTGTAGTTATTTCTGATGTTGAAAATGTTGAAAATGTATTGGAAACGAGTTGGAATGCTGAATATGAATTTGACGGATTTAAAGTTAAAGTTAAATTTAATACAGACTTTGATAGAAAATATAATGAGGCTCTTATTTTAGTTTAGGAGATGAAAAGACATGAAAAGCTATGAGTTAATGAATGAAGAAGAACAAGAAAAGTTGTTGCAACAAGAATTTGCAATCATTCTCAATAATAAGAAAATTAAATTAGCATTTGATGTAGTACGATATGGCGTATTGGTACTGACGAAAGAAAATAAAATTGATAAATTGATGAAAGAAGTGAAAGAGCAGATTCAGAATATTCCAGTAGTTACGTGCAAAGGAAATTATTTTTGCTTTTGCAGCGAAAAAATAAGAATAAAAAATCCTCGTATATTAGATGACGTATTGGAAACAAAATTGGCAGAGCCGTTTGTGCTGTTGTGGTACAGAGAAAAACAATTTTTTGATTTGAGATCGAGTTCAAGAGTACATCCGTATGCTATTTTTACTTTTGATGTACCTAAAAAGGATTTGATTCAAGATAGATATAAAATAATGTTAGTTGATAAGGAAGTTTTTAATGTTGATTTGTATAAACAATGTTCTGATTTTGATATTTTGATTAAAGGACAAAATGTTAAAGAGTTTTCTGGTATTAATTTAAAGAATGATATTTTTCAAATAAATTCATTTGTTGTATTTTGACAGGCTTAAAAACCTGTCTTTTTTCATGTGTATATAAAGCTTGTTATGGAGGGAGAAAAAAGTATGAATAAAGTCTTGACACGTAAAGAAGAAGTTGAACTTTTTAAAAGATTACGAAATGGTGATAGTACAGCAAAAGATATATTGGTAGAACATAATATGAGACTTGTATGGAAGATGGCAAGCAAACTATCAAAACCTGGATTTGAGATTGATGATCTTGTTCAAGAAGGCTTAATAGGCTTAATTATAGCGATAGATAAATATGATTATACAAGAGGATATAAGTTTTCTACATATTCAGTGTGGTATATAAGGCAAAGAATACAGCGTTATATGAAAAATACATCTAAAAGCGTCAGACTTCCTATTCACATCCAAGAAAAAATAAATAAAGTATTGTCAACTATGTATGATCTTGAACAGAAAAATGGTGAAAAACCTACTGTGAAGGAAATTGCTGGTGAAATGAAACTTGATGAGAATATTGTTGGAAAGTATTTAAAGCTTGCTGAAAGTGTTATTAGCTTGAATCAGTATATGGATGATGAAAAATGTGATACAGAACTTATTGATTTTTTGGTAGACGAAGAAGTTGACATAGAAAATGAAACGATAAATGAGCAGCTTAAACAGGAAATTGATAAGGTACTTGATATACTGCCTGAAAGGGAACGTCTTGTATTAGAATTGCGCTTTGGAATTGGTACTGATCCTATGACTTTGGAACAGATAGGAAATATGCTTGGATTGACAAGAGAGCGGATAAGACAAATAGAAATAAAAGCTTTGAAAAAGTTAAGACATGAGAAGACTTGCCAGAAATTAAAAGAGTATTGGCAGGAACTATAATGTACGTGATACAAGGACATGTATTAAAAATATGCGGGTTTGTATCCACTTTACGAGGACACGATATTTGAAATTGGAAGTTATTACAAGGTATGCGCATACCTTTTTCTGTTGATAAAAAGGAGTGATGGATTTTGTTGTTAGGTTTTGTGATGGGTTTGTTTGTTGGATGTTTTCTAGGTGTATTATTTATCAACAATAGTCGAGAATACTCCTACCTCTGTAGGTAGGAGATGAATCGGCAAAGGAGAGATCGTAAAAGCGGTCTCTCCTTTTTTTTTTGTGCGAAAAAAGGAGGTGAGAGTGATGACACAAACAATAACGATAAAACTGAAACTGTATAGACCTACGCATGAAAAAGAGAAGATGTATCAGTTGATGACTGACAGGGTAACAGCCTTTGCAAATAAGTATATCTCACTGGAGAAGAAAGACAGACCTAAAACATCAAAACAGGCAAAACAATATTCTGAACCTCTGCCGTCAGCAGTATTAACACAGGCAATACGAGATATTAACGGCAAGAAAGATCCGAAATATTTCAAAAGATTGTGGTGTAACTTCAACAATCAGAATTTTAAAGTAGAAAAAGAAGATGGCAACTGGAAAGTGTCATTTCCGACATTGGAGAAAAGAATAGGCGTTCCGATTGAAACAAGCGAAAGACAGAATGACTGTCTTGAGAAACTGATTAATGGTGAAGTGAAGCAAGGCACTGCAATGTTAGTGAAAAGACGTGGCAGATGGTATATACATTTAAGCTTTGAAGTATACATTGAAGAAAAGAAAAAAGAGAAAGAAAAGATAATGGGCATAGATTTGGGACTGATAGACATACTTGTTGCAGAGACTGAAGGACAGACACTATTCTTTTCTGGAGGAAAACTTGCATATATGCGCAGACACTTCAAGAGTCTACGGAGTAGGCTTATGAAGGCGAGAGCGTATAAGAAACTGAAAGAATTAGGAGACAAAGAACATAGAATTGCAACTGATATTAACCATAAGATCAGCAGAGCAGTAATAGAATTTGCAAAAGAGCAAGGAGTAGCAAAAATAAGAATGGAAGATTTGACAGGTGCAAGATGGGAAATGAAACAGAGGAAGAAACAGAAACAGGATAGTGGAAGAAGCCTGCAAAGTTGGTCTTTCTATCAGTTGCAGGAATTCATAGAATATAAAGCGACACTTACAGGAATAGAAGTGGAATATGTGAATAAAGACAATACAAGCATGATATGCAGTGTATGTGGTCATAAATTCACGTCAAGACCAAAAGGCAGAATGTTCGAGTGTCCTTCCTGCGGAAGTATAAGACATATAGATGCTAATGCAGCGAGGAATATAGCGGAAGCGATAAGTGGAATAGCTTCTTGACTGCATGGTAACAGTGCAGTTGCTCTTATGGGTGGGTAACGAACCATGAGAGGTGGGCTGAATTGACGCAGCCTAACGTGTGAGCAGATGATAAGCAGCAGAAATGTTTGCTCTGATGCAGAACACAACCACTCTGGGCGTATCTTTCTTTGAAGTACGCACAGGGAATCCTCCACTTCTATAAGTGGGGGAGGACGTCAAGTCCTTATTTTTCATTGCAAAAAATTTGTAAGCAGGCTTAAATGCTTGTTTTTTTTATACCTAAAAAATTTTTTTAAAGGAGGTTTTTAGCATGTTGCGTGAAAAATGTGAAGGCTGCTTTAAGGCAGAAAAAGGACAATGTACAGTTTTTGTGTCACCTGTATTTCAATGGAGAGATGGACGGGAATGTTTTGGATATGTTGATGATCCAGCAGTGATGCTTAAGATGTACGAAGATATGTACAAGTATAATTTGGAAAGAGAAAATGATGTTTCTCTCATAAAAAGAAACATAGAGAGGTATCAGAAACTTGTAAAACAGGCTTAAATGCCTGCTTTTTTTATAAAATCGAAAGGAGATGAAATATATGGAAAACATTAAAGAAGATATTGCAAATATACAAAATTTTTCTGAAGAAATATTAAGAAAATCAAAAATAAAAAGTGATCCCTTTTGGGATAGGGCAGAACAAAACTTATTAA
This portion of the Thermoanaerobacterium sp. RBIITD genome encodes:
- a CDS encoding RNA-guided endonuclease TnpB family protein yields the protein MTQTITIKLKLYRPTHEKEKMYQLMTDRVTAFANKYISLEKKDRPKTSKQAKQYSEPLPSAVLTQAIRDINGKKDPKYFKRLWCNFNNQNFKVEKEDGNWKVSFPTLEKRIGVPIETSERQNDCLEKLINGEVKQGTAMLVKRRGRWYIHLSFEVYIEEKKKEKEKIMGIDLGLIDILVAETEGQTLFFSGGKLAYMRRHFKSLRSRLMKARAYKKLKELGDKEHRIATDINHKISRAVIEFAKEQGVAKIRMEDLTGARWEMKQRKKQKQDSGRSLQSWSFYQLQEFIEYKATLTGIEVEYVNKDNTSMICSVCGHKFTSRPKGRMFECPSCGSIRHIDANAARNIAEAISGIAS
- a CDS encoding RNA polymerase sigma factor RpoD/SigA; the protein is MNKVLTRKEEVELFKRLRNGDSTAKDILVEHNMRLVWKMASKLSKPGFEIDDLVQEGLIGLIIAIDKYDYTRGYKFSTYSVWYIRQRIQRYMKNTSKSVRLPIHIQEKINKVLSTMYDLEQKNGEKPTVKEIAGEMKLDENIVGKYLKLAESVISLNQYMDDEKCDTELIDFLVDEEVDIENETINEQLKQEIDKVLDILPERERLVLELRFGIGTDPMTLEQIGNMLGLTRERIRQIEIKALKKLRHEKTCQKLKEYWQEL
- the iscB gene encoding RNA-guided endonuclease IscB produces the protein MVYVISKEGKPLMPTKRHGKARHLLKDGKAKVIRTKPFTIQLLYDTTKYTQPVTLGIDSGYDHIGFSAVTEKEELISGEVELLKSMSERLKERRMYRRQRRNRLRYRPPRFDNRKKDEGWLPPSIQHKFDSHIRFVDFIKKILPITEVIIEVAKFDIQKIKNPDIKGSEYQEGKQKGFWNVREYVMYRDNYECQNPNCQNKSKKKKLQVHHIGYWKNDYSNRPSNLITLCSKCHVPKNHKKTGFLYKWQPKLKSFKAETFMTTVRWKLVDTLKCKYTFGYVTNAKREELKLKKTHYNDAFVIARGSNQERVMPVFFEQIRRNNRSLEKFYDAKYVDARDKKIKTGQELFNGRRTRNKNYNTENLHKYREQKISKGRRSTRKQRYFYQPKDIVIFENNKYIVKGVQNKGSYIKLHGISKPVKTELIKPYMFRKGLCAV
- a CDS encoding ATP-dependent RecD-like DNA helicase — translated: MEIANAVIDRIIYEADNFTVASVKTSNNRFIATLNQRCRKGQKMNLHGDWVVHKKYGRQFKVIQTEIPENITSTDVEIFLQNIKGIGPKRAKKIADTFGRDSIEIIEKEPARLKEIGIPESTIERIYKEIIDNKEFNKVKLSLLPLGLSLNTIKKAYDKYKENTLNMIKQNPYKVAEDISGIGFIKADEIAKKVGIEHDNVYRIQSGLKYCLYQAGIQGHLYLPITTLCNTASKLLGISYMKVFEQAQYLNHIKDVYDDNGNVYLAFNYAEETFIAEKLLRMLNTNVKEVRNVDRLIQEVEFKNNIKYADKQIEAIKKSLNSNISVITGSPGTGKTSIIKAIISILKFNHQSFALASPTGKAAKRLEETTGEEAKTIHRLLECKFDEKMKHVRFDRNEQNPLDVDAVIIDETSMIDNDLMYHFLKALRDNTKLILVGDVDQLPSVGAGNILKDIIESEKVPVTKLDVIFRQKEMSSIITNSKLINEGKMPEFNNKDFIFYDLISPEQIVKEFVKEIKSGKSLDDVQILTPMKKTDIGSLELNRLVQEVVNPACPSKEEIRYGEKLFRVGDKVMQTSNNYEKEIFNGDTGYIKRAYVDDDGVRRVEVDFDGRNIELIEEELKDIMLAYAITVHKSQGSEYDTVIMPITTSHYIMLKRNLIYTGVTRAKRVVKIFGSKQAVSIAVRTIDSSKRYTGLKDRLKNTV
- a CDS encoding DHH family phosphoesterase gives rise to the protein MLWQYNFNTKVELNRTYPVQPNNMPINDLVQAILSFDKVAIFGDYDVDGICSSLILKKALDRLGIKNIIRLPERSEGYGLKPEHIHELKQKGFDTIITVDNGITAFDAAEEAEKLGVKLIVTDHHEPKSVLPKAYKIFDPKLYHDAYKDYAGAGIAFLIARELLKAKDVPVTVDMIELAGLATVADIVPLDSNNWYIARKGLEYIRKSPINGIKEILRIADRKPEEVNGFDLGWVIAPRINACGRLKSPVLGLNLLLHGTGVEKIEEFNQERLKLVKEYIENIKDNDNKFLMYIFKNCPKGIIGLVAGRVAEMYQKPVLIGTLQYEQVTASVRTYGEFDLLQAFEYASKHLDVVYGGHKAACGVSFNIRDAKRLQEALNKYVEENPIKQEINLLDGVLLKKPALEELQSFDNFEPFGYKNPEPAFLIDGTVTDIKETVKWRMININNEFNVFVNETYKAGNKIKLVVRPYINGNYVSFKVLDEKPEIV
- a CDS encoding site-specific DNA-methyltransferase; this translates as MVNIYQMDFLKGSKMFEDNSVDLIFTSPPFKDENVEGDYWRFYEEAFNEMYRIASKAVIIIHSSTKMNEIIKRWPPKRTLIWGKGIIAPAYRYNPVFVYQKTDKYKVNKYIYTDTFGIAPIKNKDKIHKYQDPLFLYISVLKMFKDCSSVLDPFIGSGTTALAANELGMDCYGFEKDLESWNICMERLKNIMEGGTLVG
- a CDS encoding Holliday junction resolvase RecU — its product is MQKGGALEELIENIGTQLRILGQGVLLKQNVLWVTYGNRTFPKKGAPVDFLGVVKGIPVAIECKETVSDRIQFSETHFSGKEKAFLSDFEKAGGKAFIIFAFWKSNGLYIVKHDDFEEYSRQSITDKACKMLGKKLNMNVNEFVEFVKSA